From a region of the Macrobrachium nipponense isolate FS-2020 chromosome 20, ASM1510439v2, whole genome shotgun sequence genome:
- the LOC135226966 gene encoding ER membrane protein complex subunit 4-like, with the protein MANRTITNRRKWALDLAGRRGERGGDNLPAPPGYMSSINQVHAEANRQGDPNLVIKKAWDTAIGPLKSVPMNLFLMFMAGNSISIFPIMMVGMMLLRPIKALWATNTTFKSIEGTHAAFQKLVYLLGNLVNVGLALYKCHSMGILPTHASDWLAFQEPAIQMEYSYGGMTML; encoded by the exons ATGGCAAACAGAACAATCACAAACCGACGGAAATGGGCTTTAGACCTGGCTGGCCGACgtggagagaggggaggagataATTTGCCAGCTCCTCCTGGGTATATGAGTTCCATCAACCAAGTTCATGCTGAAGCAAACAGACAGGGAGATCCAAACCTAGTCATAAAGAAGGCTTGGGATACTGCAATTGGCCCTCTGAAATCA GTACCAATGAATCTTTTCCTCATGTTTATGGCTGGAAACAGCATCAGCATATTCCCGATTATGATGGTAGGCATGATGCTTCTGAGACCAATTAAGGCCCTTTGGGCTACAAACACAACATTCAAATCCATTGAGGGGACACACGCTGCATTCCAA aaACTTGTCTACTTGCTGGGAAATCTTGTGAATGTTGGATTAGCATTGTATAAGTGCCACAGTATGGGTATTCTTCCAACTCACGCCTCGGATTGGTTAGCTTTCCAAGAACCTGCTATTCAGATGGAGTATTCTTATGGCGGGATGACTATGCTGTAG